A stretch of the Streptomyces ortus genome encodes the following:
- a CDS encoding HAD family hydrolase, translating to MKIQADALLFDNDGTLVSSLDSVYRCWSRWAAEYGITAEEFAGVELHGRPAAEIAADLLPAARVPEAVVRIEQLEVEDVAGGVHLLPGTKALLDSLPADRWAVVTSATRRLGEARLAEVGIRPKNLVAADDITRGKPDPEPFLLAARRLGVDPARCVVFEDAPAGLQAGRSAGMTTVALTTTHRAAELTADVVVEDLSAVAVLVTDGGVELTVGE from the coding sequence ATGAAGATCCAAGCCGATGCCCTGCTGTTCGACAACGACGGAACACTCGTCTCGTCCCTCGATTCGGTGTACCGCTGCTGGAGCAGGTGGGCCGCGGAGTACGGGATCACCGCCGAGGAGTTCGCCGGGGTCGAGCTGCACGGCCGCCCGGCCGCCGAGATAGCCGCCGACCTGCTGCCGGCCGCCAGGGTCCCCGAGGCCGTCGTACGGATCGAGCAGCTGGAGGTGGAGGACGTCGCGGGCGGTGTGCACCTGCTGCCCGGGACGAAGGCCCTCCTCGACTCGCTGCCCGCCGACCGCTGGGCCGTCGTCACCTCCGCCACCCGGCGCCTGGGCGAGGCGCGTCTCGCCGAGGTCGGCATCCGCCCGAAGAACCTGGTCGCCGCCGACGACATCACCCGCGGCAAGCCCGACCCCGAGCCCTTCCTGCTGGCCGCCCGGCGGCTCGGCGTGGACCCGGCCCGCTGTGTCGTCTTCGAGGACGCGCCCGCCGGTCTCCAGGCGGGCCGCTCGGCCGGCATGACCACCGTGGCCTTGACCACAACGCACCGCGCCGCCGAGCTGACCGCGGATGTCGTCGTCGAGGACCTCTCGGCCGTGGCAGTACTGGTCACCGACGGGGGAGTGGAGCTCACCGTCGGGGAGTGA
- a CDS encoding GNAT family N-acetyltransferase produces MGMSVTISAATEQDAEQILKLQFLCYQSEAELYGDYSIEPLTQPLDSLKAELAEGMVLVARLRDEVVASVRGSVGADGTARIDKLIVHPRMQRHGLGGRLLDAIESRLAADAGAKSFQLFTGHRSDRNLRLYRKHGYEAVATERVDERLSLVTLAKDAQASAFVASA; encoded by the coding sequence ATGGGCATGAGCGTGACCATCTCGGCGGCGACCGAACAGGACGCCGAACAGATCCTCAAACTGCAGTTCCTCTGCTACCAGAGCGAGGCCGAGCTGTACGGCGACTACAGCATCGAGCCCCTCACCCAGCCGCTGGACTCCCTCAAGGCGGAGCTCGCGGAGGGCATGGTCCTGGTGGCGCGGCTGCGCGACGAGGTGGTGGCCTCCGTGCGCGGGTCCGTCGGCGCGGACGGCACGGCCCGGATCGACAAGCTGATCGTGCATCCGCGGATGCAGCGGCACGGCCTGGGCGGGCGGTTGCTCGACGCGATCGAGTCGCGGCTCGCGGCGGACGCGGGGGCCAAGAGCTTCCAGCTCTTCACGGGCCACCGCAGTGACCGCAATCTGCGGCTCTACCGGAAGCACGGGTACGAGGCCGTGGCGACCGAGCGGGTCGATGAGCGGCTCAGTCTGGTGACCCTGGCGAAGGACGCGCAGGCCAGCGCGTTCGTGGCCAGCGCGTAG
- a CDS encoding sigma-70 family RNA polymerase sigma factor, giving the protein MTHDMVATLRPLLVAEVSAEAYASGADSSDLEQDVWVRLLERLGTDGPPADPAAWLRVAVRTEARRAGRTAHIERPYASEPADDSRPGPEQVALSAARRRALYSAVRRLPGRCPRLMAALLSPKDLTYREIAGELGISQGSLGPDRSRCLSCLRRMLTSEVAAHERRG; this is encoded by the coding sequence ATGACCCACGACATGGTTGCCACCCTGCGCCCCCTGCTCGTCGCCGAGGTCTCAGCCGAGGCATATGCCTCCGGGGCCGACTCCAGTGACCTGGAACAGGACGTCTGGGTGCGTCTCCTGGAGCGCCTCGGCACGGACGGCCCGCCCGCCGATCCGGCCGCCTGGCTGCGCGTCGCCGTCCGCACCGAGGCGCGGCGCGCCGGACGGACCGCGCACATCGAACGGCCGTACGCGTCCGAGCCCGCCGACGACAGCCGGCCGGGGCCCGAGCAGGTGGCGCTCAGCGCGGCCCGGCGCCGCGCCCTGTACTCCGCCGTACGACGGCTGCCGGGCCGCTGCCCGCGCCTCATGGCCGCTCTGCTGTCCCCTAAGGACCTCACCTACCGGGAAATCGCGGGGGAGTTGGGTATCTCACAGGGCAGTCTCGGTCCGGATCGTTCCAGATGCCTGAGTTGTCTGCGCCGAATGCTCACATCGGAGGTTGCGGCGCATGAACGGCGGGGATAG
- a CDS encoding glycerophosphodiester phosphodiesterase gives MGTQGTRDTQDSNEGRTGIARGRRAVLGAAVLGAGGAVLGLPAAARAADKHGNGTYNGGYKSLPKPTIIGHRGASGYRPEHTLGSYQLALDMGAHIIEAGDLVPTKDGHLVCRHEPEIGGTTDVSAHPEFADRKVTKVLDGVSTTGWFTEDFTLAELKTLRAKERVPANRPHNTLYDGRWEIPTFEEVLRWREEQSGKLGRQVWIYPELKHPTYFRKLGLGLEERVTKVLRRHGLDKKNSPVILQSFEPTSIQRMNKLVGNPLAVLLSAANTRPWDFVETGDPRTVADLVKPAGLKWIASYAQGIGPTLDLIIPKDASGNLTTPTTLVRDAHDAGLILHPYTMRNENPFLPADFRRGTGADAYGDAFGAFATYFATGIDGVFTDNPDTGLLAREDFLKKN, from the coding sequence ATGGGTACGCAGGGGACGCGGGACACGCAGGACTCGAACGAGGGCCGCACCGGGATCGCCCGGGGCCGGCGCGCGGTGCTCGGAGCCGCGGTCCTCGGCGCCGGCGGAGCGGTCCTCGGACTGCCGGCTGCGGCGAGAGCCGCCGACAAGCACGGGAACGGCACCTACAACGGCGGCTACAAGAGCCTGCCCAAGCCCACGATCATCGGCCACCGCGGCGCCAGCGGCTACCGCCCGGAACACACCCTCGGCTCGTACCAGCTGGCCCTCGACATGGGCGCGCACATCATCGAGGCCGGCGACCTGGTGCCGACCAAGGACGGCCACCTGGTGTGCCGTCACGAGCCCGAGATCGGCGGTACGACGGACGTCTCCGCGCACCCCGAGTTCGCGGACCGCAAGGTCACCAAGGTGCTCGACGGGGTCTCCACGACCGGCTGGTTCACCGAGGACTTCACGCTCGCCGAGCTGAAGACCCTGCGTGCCAAGGAGCGCGTCCCGGCCAACCGCCCGCACAACACGCTCTACGACGGCCGCTGGGAGATCCCCACCTTCGAGGAGGTGCTGCGCTGGCGGGAGGAGCAGAGCGGGAAGCTCGGCCGCCAGGTCTGGATCTACCCCGAGCTCAAGCACCCCACCTACTTCCGCAAGCTGGGCCTCGGCCTTGAGGAGCGGGTCACCAAGGTGCTGCGCAGGCACGGCCTCGACAAGAAGAACTCGCCGGTCATCCTCCAGTCCTTCGAGCCGACCAGTATCCAGCGTATGAACAAACTGGTGGGCAACCCGCTCGCGGTACTCCTGTCCGCCGCCAACACCCGCCCCTGGGACTTCGTGGAGACGGGCGACCCGCGTACGGTCGCCGACCTGGTCAAACCCGCGGGCCTGAAGTGGATCGCCTCCTACGCGCAGGGCATCGGACCGACCCTCGACCTGATCATCCCGAAGGACGCGAGCGGCAACCTCACCACGCCGACCACCCTGGTCCGGGACGCGCACGACGCGGGCCTGATCCTGCACCCGTACACGATGCGCAACGAGAACCCCTTCCTGCCCGCTGACTTCCGCAGGGGCACCGGCGCGGACGCTTACGGCGACGCCTTCGGCGCCTTCGCCACGTACTTCGCCACCGGCATCGACGGCGTCTTCACCGACAACCCGGACACCGGTCTTCTGGCCCGCGAGGACTTCCTCAAGAAGAACTAG
- a CDS encoding lysophospholipid acyltransferase family protein: MTPEGPLSRFALIKAVLGPIMRLMFRPRVEGAERIPGTGPVILAGNHLTFIDSMIMPLFCDRQVFFIGKDEYVTGKGLKGRLMAWFFTGCGMIPVDRDGGRGGVAALMTGRRVLEEGKVFSIYPEGTRSPDGRLYRGRTGIARLALMTGAPVVPFAIIGTDKIQPGGAGFPRPGRVTVRFGEAMEFSRYEGMDRDRYVLRAVTDSVMAEVMRLSGQEYVDMYATKAKDAA, encoded by the coding sequence TTGACACCGGAGGGCCCGTTGTCCCGCTTCGCGCTCATCAAGGCAGTGCTCGGACCGATCATGCGCCTGATGTTCCGCCCACGGGTGGAGGGCGCGGAGCGCATCCCGGGCACGGGCCCGGTGATCCTCGCCGGCAACCATCTCACGTTCATCGACTCGATGATCATGCCGCTGTTCTGCGACCGGCAGGTCTTCTTCATCGGCAAGGACGAGTACGTCACCGGCAAGGGCCTCAAGGGGCGGCTGATGGCGTGGTTCTTCACCGGCTGCGGCATGATCCCTGTCGACCGGGACGGCGGACGCGGGGGTGTCGCGGCGCTGATGACGGGGCGTCGGGTGCTGGAGGAGGGCAAGGTCTTCAGCATCTACCCGGAGGGCACGCGGTCGCCCGACGGGCGGCTCTACCGGGGCCGTACGGGTATCGCGCGGCTGGCGCTGATGACCGGGGCGCCCGTGGTGCCGTTCGCCATCATCGGCACGGACAAGATCCAGCCCGGTGGGGCGGGGTTCCCGCGGCCGGGGCGGGTCACCGTTCGCTTCGGTGAGGCGATGGAGTTCTCGCGGTACGAGGGTATGGACCGGGACCGGTATGTGCTGCGGGCCGTGACGGACTCGGTGATGGCTGAGGTCATGCGGTTGTCGGGGCAGGAGTACGTGGACATGTATGCCACGAAGGCCAAGGACGCGGCTTAG
- a CDS encoding MFS transporter — MTSTTRPASAAEAEKRPGRWLALSVLVLAVLLVAVDATVLGLATPYISEDLKPTGNQLLWIGDVYSFVIAGLLVSMGSLGDRVGRKKLLLVGSVAFGLVSVLNAYASTPELLIVARALLGVAGATLMPATLALIRNLFHDPRERSLAIGIWGATASAGTAVGPVLGGFLLEHFWWGSVFLINLPVMAVLVLVGIKLLPESRNPEPGPWDLTSVVLSLVGMVGVVYGIKEAASHGPNVTAGAAALLGVAALYGFVRRQLTLPVPLLNMRLFRNRGFSGAVLADLLTILGLSGVVFFLSQYLQLVQGRGPLEAGLAELPAAVGAVAAGLVAGTFARRYSVRAVVAGGLAAIGLALAALTVLDASTGYPLLGTVLLVVGVGAGFSFTVTADVILSSVPKEQAGAASAVSETAYELGAALGIALLGSIVTGVYAGFTAPAGTPRDVAAAAHESLGGAVEASSALATPEPLLDAARTAFVDGVALASGLGATVLLAASAAAWTLLKNEKL, encoded by the coding sequence ATGACCAGCACGACGCGGCCGGCGTCCGCGGCGGAGGCGGAGAAGCGACCGGGCCGTTGGCTCGCGCTCTCCGTCCTCGTCCTCGCCGTGCTGCTGGTGGCCGTCGACGCGACCGTCCTCGGTCTCGCGACCCCCTACATCAGCGAGGACCTGAAGCCCACCGGCAACCAGCTCCTGTGGATCGGTGACGTCTACTCGTTCGTCATCGCCGGTCTGCTCGTCTCCATGGGCAGCCTCGGCGACCGCGTCGGCCGCAAGAAGCTGCTGCTCGTCGGCTCGGTCGCGTTCGGCCTGGTCTCGGTGCTCAACGCGTACGCGAGTACGCCCGAACTGCTGATCGTGGCGCGGGCGTTGCTCGGTGTGGCGGGTGCCACGCTGATGCCCGCCACGCTCGCCCTCATCCGCAACCTCTTCCACGACCCGCGCGAACGCAGCCTGGCCATCGGGATCTGGGGCGCCACCGCCTCGGCCGGTACCGCGGTCGGACCCGTCCTCGGCGGTTTCCTGCTCGAACACTTCTGGTGGGGCTCGGTCTTCCTGATCAACCTGCCGGTGATGGCGGTCCTCGTCCTGGTCGGAATCAAGCTGCTGCCGGAGTCCCGCAACCCCGAACCCGGCCCCTGGGACCTGACCAGCGTCGTGCTGTCCCTCGTCGGCATGGTGGGCGTCGTGTACGGCATCAAGGAGGCCGCCTCGCACGGCCCGAACGTGACGGCGGGCGCGGCGGCGCTGCTGGGGGTGGCGGCGCTGTACGGATTCGTACGCCGCCAACTCACCCTCCCCGTCCCGCTCCTGAACATGCGGCTGTTCCGCAACCGCGGCTTCTCCGGGGCGGTACTGGCCGACCTGCTGACCATCCTCGGCCTGTCCGGAGTGGTCTTCTTCCTCTCGCAGTACCTGCAACTCGTCCAGGGACGCGGGCCGCTGGAGGCCGGCCTCGCCGAACTGCCCGCCGCGGTGGGCGCGGTGGCGGCGGGGCTGGTCGCAGGAACGTTCGCTCGCAGGTACTCGGTACGGGCCGTCGTGGCGGGCGGTCTCGCCGCGATCGGGCTCGCCCTGGCCGCGCTGACCGTGCTGGACGCGTCCACCGGCTATCCGCTCCTCGGCACGGTCCTGCTGGTGGTCGGCGTCGGCGCGGGCTTCTCCTTCACCGTGACCGCCGACGTGATCCTCTCCAGCGTGCCCAAGGAGCAGGCGGGCGCCGCGTCCGCGGTCTCCGAGACGGCGTACGAGCTGGGGGCGGCCCTCGGGATCGCGCTGCTCGGCTCGATCGTCACGGGCGTCTACGCGGGCTTCACGGCACCCGCGGGCACCCCGCGGGACGTGGCCGCCGCGGCCCACGAGTCCCTCGGCGGAGCGGTGGAAGCCTCCTCGGCTCTCGCCACCCCCGAGCCCCTGCTGGACGCGGCCCGCACGGCCTTCGTCGACGGCGTCGCCCTGGCCTCGGGCCTGGGCGCCACAGTCCTCCTCGCCGCATCAGCAGCAGCCTGGACCCTCCTGAAAAACGAAAAGCTATAG
- a CDS encoding TetR/AcrR family transcriptional regulator, translating to MAVDREHVLRSAAALLTRRATATMDEVAKAAGISRATLHRQFAGRDALVRALEELGIQECEAALDAARLDDGAASEAVRRLVRGFESAAGLLGFLYAENQLFEGGELNAGWARIDARIAALFRRGQESGEFRIDLTPAWLTEALYGLFVSGAWAVSEGRVAAKDFQYMIVELLLGGALRREES from the coding sequence ATGGCCGTCGACCGTGAACACGTGCTGCGCAGCGCAGCCGCCCTACTGACCCGCAGAGCCACCGCCACCATGGACGAGGTCGCGAAGGCGGCCGGGATCAGCCGGGCGACCCTGCACCGCCAGTTCGCGGGCCGCGACGCCCTCGTCCGGGCACTCGAAGAACTGGGCATCCAGGAGTGCGAGGCCGCGCTGGACGCGGCCCGGCTCGACGACGGCGCCGCCTCGGAGGCCGTACGCCGGCTGGTGCGCGGGTTCGAGAGCGCCGCGGGGCTGCTCGGCTTCCTCTACGCCGAGAACCAGCTGTTCGAGGGCGGGGAGCTGAACGCGGGCTGGGCCCGTATCGACGCCCGCATCGCCGCACTGTTCCGGCGGGGCCAGGAGAGCGGCGAGTTCCGTATCGACCTGACCCCGGCGTGGCTCACCGAGGCCCTCTACGGGCTCTTCGTCTCCGGGGCGTGGGCCGTGAGCGAGGGCCGGGTGGCGGCCAAGGACTTCCAGTACATGATCGTCGAGCTGTTGCTCGGCGGCGCACTACGGAGAGAGGAATCATGA
- a CDS encoding aldo/keto reductase yields MPFARLATATTPTCHIGLGLAAIGRPGYLTLGRDEDLGADRSVEALRTRTHELLDAAYAQGVRYFDAARSYGRSEEFLASWLTAHPGIDDIVVGSKWGYTYTADWRTDAEAHEVKDHSLATYERQRAETAELLGERLDLYQIHSVTPESPALTDKELHAELAEAAARGLTVGFSTSGPAQAAAIRAALAVTVGSTPLFRTVQATYNVLDTSAGPALAEAHEAGLTVIIKEGMANGRLADPHAPVAVRGIAEEAGVGSDAVALAFVLRRPWAGVVLSGAATTNQLGSNLHAAVVDLDDGQVARLDMLAEEPGAYWQHRGSLPWH; encoded by the coding sequence ATGCCCTTCGCCCGACTGGCCACCGCCACCACCCCCACCTGCCACATCGGCCTCGGCCTCGCGGCGATCGGTCGCCCCGGCTACCTCACCCTCGGCCGCGACGAGGACCTCGGGGCGGACCGCAGTGTCGAAGCGCTGCGCACCCGCACCCACGAACTCCTGGACGCCGCCTACGCCCAGGGCGTCCGCTACTTCGACGCCGCCCGCTCGTACGGCCGCTCGGAGGAGTTCCTGGCGAGCTGGCTGACCGCGCACCCCGGTATCGACGACATCGTCGTCGGGAGCAAATGGGGCTACACCTACACCGCCGACTGGCGCACCGACGCCGAGGCCCACGAGGTCAAGGACCACAGCCTCGCCACGTACGAGCGCCAGCGCGCCGAGACCGCCGAGCTGCTGGGCGAGCGCCTCGACCTGTACCAGATCCACTCCGTGACGCCCGAGAGCCCGGCGCTCACCGACAAGGAACTCCACGCCGAACTGGCCGAAGCCGCCGCGCGGGGCCTGACCGTCGGCTTCTCCACCAGCGGTCCCGCCCAGGCCGCCGCGATCCGCGCCGCGCTCGCCGTGACCGTCGGCTCGACCCCTCTCTTCCGGACCGTCCAGGCCACCTACAACGTGCTGGACACCTCCGCGGGCCCCGCGCTCGCCGAGGCCCACGAGGCCGGACTCACCGTGATCATCAAGGAGGGCATGGCCAACGGCCGCCTCGCCGACCCGCACGCGCCGGTCGCCGTGCGCGGTATCGCGGAGGAGGCGGGTGTCGGCTCCGACGCGGTCGCCCTCGCCTTCGTACTGCGCCGGCCCTGGGCGGGCGTCGTCCTGTCCGGCGCGGCCACCACCAATCAGCTCGGGTCCAACCTGCACGCGGCGGTGGTCGACCTCGACGACGGCCAGGTGGCCCGTCTCGACATGCTGGCGGAGGAGCCTGGCGCGTACTGGCAGCACCGCGGCTCGCTGCCCTGGCACTGA
- a CDS encoding TetR/AcrR family transcriptional regulator has protein sequence MGDSSRIAGQDGLRADARRNQRRILTAARLVFADHGIDAPMATVARRAGVGVATLYRRFPTRDALVRAAFAHQMDICAGALTDALADPDPWRGFQRLFETVCELQREERGFPAAFVAAFPDSVREGARVREQDERDILTLVRRAQAAGALRADFHPSDLAVALLSHCGLVTALPGDRAASRRLVAYLLQSFRAEAAHGALPAPSALSLRSLPLAAHGSPGHVPS, from the coding sequence GTGGGGGATTCCTCTCGGATCGCGGGGCAGGACGGTCTGCGGGCGGACGCCCGGCGGAACCAGCGACGCATCCTCACCGCCGCCCGCCTGGTCTTCGCCGACCACGGCATCGACGCGCCCATGGCGACCGTGGCCCGGCGGGCAGGGGTCGGCGTGGCGACGCTGTACCGGCGTTTCCCGACGCGGGACGCCCTGGTGCGGGCCGCGTTCGCCCACCAGATGGACATCTGCGCCGGGGCGCTCACCGACGCGCTGGCCGACCCCGATCCATGGCGGGGCTTCCAGCGGCTGTTCGAGACGGTCTGCGAACTGCAACGGGAGGAAAGGGGCTTCCCGGCGGCGTTCGTCGCGGCCTTTCCGGACAGCGTGCGAGAGGGCGCGCGGGTACGGGAACAGGACGAGCGGGACATCCTGACCCTGGTTCGAAGGGCTCAGGCGGCGGGCGCGCTGCGGGCCGACTTCCATCCGTCCGACCTCGCCGTGGCCCTGTTGTCCCACTGCGGTCTGGTCACCGCTCTGCCGGGTGACCGTGCGGCGTCCCGGCGGCTGGTGGCCTATCTGCTCCAGTCGTTCCGCGCCGAGGCGGCCCACGGAGCGCTGCCGGCGCCGAGCGCGCTGTCGCTGCGCAGCCTCCCGCTCGCGGCCCACGGCTCCCCGGGACACGTCCCGTCCTGA
- a CDS encoding quinone oxidoreductase family protein, protein MDDRAMKDDHTMKAVLYDRFGGPEVLYVGRVPRPEPAPGEVLVRVRAFSVNGGELAARSGRIRLLTGRRFPQRVGLDFAGEIAALGTGATGPAVGDRVWGVLGRGSGFGSAAEYVTVRPERLGPVPHGLDLVAAAALPVATTAVTALRDKAALRPGERLLVRGAAGGVGNAAVQLGQAYGAEVTALARAANLDFVRTLGARHAVDHRTASPADLGLFDVVLDTAGTDLPAVRRMLKPGGRMVTIAFDLTRPAASLGYLAVSAVHGRGRVRFFSGDPRRALFDDLAREVTQGRLRPAVDTVFPLEETAAAHRALEAGGVRGKYVVRVD, encoded by the coding sequence ATGGACGACCGCGCGATGAAAGACGACCACACGATGAAGGCCGTACTGTACGACCGCTTCGGCGGCCCCGAGGTGCTGTACGTGGGCCGGGTACCGCGTCCCGAACCGGCACCGGGCGAGGTCCTCGTCCGGGTGCGCGCGTTCAGTGTGAACGGCGGCGAACTGGCCGCCCGTTCCGGTCGGATCCGCCTCCTCACCGGCCGGAGGTTCCCGCAGCGCGTCGGCCTCGACTTCGCCGGCGAGATCGCCGCACTCGGCACCGGCGCGACCGGCCCAGCGGTCGGTGACCGGGTGTGGGGCGTTCTGGGTCGCGGCTCCGGATTCGGCAGCGCCGCCGAGTACGTGACGGTGCGGCCCGAGCGGCTGGGCCCGGTCCCGCACGGGCTGGACCTCGTGGCCGCCGCCGCGCTCCCGGTGGCCACCACGGCCGTCACGGCCCTCCGCGACAAGGCCGCGCTGCGCCCCGGCGAACGGCTGCTCGTACGGGGCGCGGCGGGCGGCGTCGGCAACGCCGCCGTCCAGCTCGGACAGGCGTACGGCGCCGAGGTCACGGCCCTGGCCCGCGCCGCCAACCTCGACTTCGTCCGTACGCTCGGGGCCCGGCACGCCGTCGACCACCGGACCGCGTCCCCCGCCGACCTGGGGCTGTTCGACGTGGTCCTGGACACGGCGGGCACCGACCTGCCCGCCGTACGGCGGATGCTGAAGCCCGGCGGACGCATGGTCACCATCGCCTTCGACCTGACGCGGCCCGCCGCCTCGCTCGGCTACCTCGCGGTCAGCGCCGTCCACGGACGCGGCCGGGTGCGCTTCTTCAGCGGCGACCCCCGACGCGCGCTCTTCGACGACCTGGCCCGCGAGGTGACACAGGGCAGGCTGCGGCCGGCGGTGGACACGGTCTTCCCGCTGGAGGAGACGGCGGCGGCACACCGGGCGCTGGAGGCGGGCGGGGTACGGGGCAAGTACGTGGTCAGGGTCGACTGA
- the argH gene encoding argininosuccinate lyase, producing MSSNSGDVRLWGGRFADGPAEALAKLSASVHFDWRLAPYDIAGSRAHARVLHKAHLLDDDELTRMLAGLDRLEAAVADGSFVGTVADEDVHTALERGLLEQLGPDLGGKLRAGRSRNDQVATLFRMYLRDHARIIGGLIAELQDALVGLAEAHPDVAMPGRTHLQHAQPVLFAHHVLAHAQALSRDAERLRQWDERTAVSPYGSGALAGSSLGLDPEAVAKDLGFENGSVGNSIDGTASRDFAAEFAFITAMIGVNLSRIAEEVIIWNTKEFSFVTLHDAFSTGSSIMPQKKNPDIAELARGKSGRLIGNLTGLMATLKALPLAYNRDLQEDKEPVFDSCDQLEVLLPAFTGMMATLTVNRERMEELAPAGFSLATDIAEWLVKQGVPFRVAHEVAGECVKVAEADGIELDGLTDEQFAKISEHLTPEVRSVLNVPGALASRDARGGTAPSAVAVQLAEVKSDVASQREWATARTRR from the coding sequence GTGAGCAGCAACAGTGGTGACGTACGGCTCTGGGGCGGCCGGTTCGCCGACGGTCCCGCCGAGGCCCTGGCGAAGCTGTCCGCGTCCGTCCACTTCGACTGGCGGCTGGCGCCCTACGACATCGCCGGTTCACGTGCCCACGCCCGCGTGCTGCACAAGGCGCACCTCCTCGACGACGACGAGCTGACCCGCATGCTCGCGGGCCTCGACCGGCTGGAGGCCGCCGTGGCGGACGGCTCCTTCGTCGGTACCGTCGCGGACGAGGACGTCCACACCGCCCTGGAGCGCGGGCTCCTGGAGCAGCTCGGCCCCGACCTCGGCGGCAAGCTGCGCGCGGGCCGCTCCCGCAACGACCAGGTCGCCACGCTCTTCCGGATGTACCTGCGCGACCACGCCCGGATCATCGGCGGTCTGATCGCCGAACTCCAGGACGCGCTCGTCGGGCTGGCCGAGGCGCATCCGGACGTCGCGATGCCCGGCCGTACGCACCTGCAGCACGCCCAGCCGGTGCTGTTCGCCCACCATGTGCTGGCCCACGCGCAGGCCCTCTCCCGGGACGCCGAGCGGCTGCGTCAGTGGGACGAGCGGACCGCGGTGTCGCCGTACGGCTCCGGCGCGCTCGCGGGCAGCAGCCTCGGTCTGGACCCGGAGGCGGTCGCGAAGGACCTCGGCTTCGAGAACGGCAGCGTCGGCAACTCCATCGACGGCACGGCCTCCCGCGACTTCGCGGCCGAGTTCGCCTTCATCACGGCGATGATCGGCGTGAACCTCTCGCGGATCGCGGAGGAGGTCATCATCTGGAACACGAAGGAGTTCTCCTTCGTCACCCTCCACGACGCGTTCTCCACCGGCTCGTCGATCATGCCGCAGAAGAAGAACCCGGACATCGCGGAGCTGGCGCGCGGCAAGAGCGGACGCCTGATCGGCAACCTGACGGGTCTGATGGCCACGCTCAAGGCCCTCCCGCTCGCGTACAACCGCGACCTCCAGGAGGACAAGGAGCCGGTCTTCGACTCCTGCGACCAACTGGAGGTCCTGCTGCCGGCCTTCACCGGGATGATGGCCACGCTGACGGTCAACCGCGAGCGGATGGAGGAGCTGGCGCCGGCCGGGTTCTCGCTCGCCACCGACATCGCCGAGTGGCTGGTGAAGCAGGGCGTGCCGTTCCGGGTCGCGCACGAGGTCGCGGGGGAGTGTGTGAAGGTCGCCGAGGCAGACGGGATCGAGCTGGACGGGCTCACCGACGAGCAGTTCGCGAAGATCTCCGAGCACCTCACGCCGGAGGTGCGGTCCGTCCTGAACGTACCGGGCGCGCTGGCGTCCCGCGACGCGCGCGGCGGTACGGCGCCGAGCGCGGTCGCCGTCCAGCTCGCCGAGGTGAAGTCGGACGTGGCGTCGCAGCGCGAGTGGGCCACGGCCAGGACGAGGCGGTAG
- a CDS encoding pyridoxamine 5'-phosphate oxidase family protein — protein MGKTYERIDGRLRTFIEAQPLFFTATAPLSGDGTINLSPKGLTGSFAVLDDLTVAYLDFAGSNAETIAHLRENGRITLMWCAFQGPPNIVRVHGRGEPVFRDDPRFGELLARFPDIDPFAHGLRAIIVVTAELVRDTCGYAVPFMSYDEDRDLHAKRFAREDDASLNAYFQKKEHVESSLDGLPGLPLPLPPSTV, from the coding sequence ATGGGAAAGACCTACGAACGCATAGACGGCCGCCTGCGTACGTTCATAGAGGCGCAGCCCCTCTTCTTCACCGCCACCGCGCCCCTGTCCGGCGACGGCACGATCAACCTCTCACCCAAAGGGCTGACCGGTTCGTTCGCCGTCCTCGACGACCTCACCGTCGCCTACCTGGACTTCGCGGGCAGCAACGCCGAGACGATCGCGCATCTGCGGGAGAACGGCCGGATCACCCTGATGTGGTGCGCCTTCCAGGGCCCGCCGAACATCGTTCGCGTACACGGCAGGGGCGAGCCCGTCTTCCGCGACGACCCGCGTTTCGGGGAACTCCTGGCGCGCTTCCCGGACATCGACCCGTTCGCGCACGGCCTGCGGGCGATCATCGTGGTCACGGCCGAACTCGTCCGCGACACCTGCGGTTACGCCGTCCCCTTCATGTCGTACGACGAGGACCGCGACCTGCACGCCAAGCGCTTCGCGCGTGAGGACGACGCCTCGCTGAACGCGTACTTCCAGAAGAAGGAGCATGTGGAGAGCAGCCTGGACGGACTACCCGGGCTGCCGCTTCCGCTGCCGCCCAGTACCGTCTGA